From a single Cupriavidus taiwanensis LMG 19424 genomic region:
- a CDS encoding GspH/FimT family pseudopilin: MTTAPRRRAPRQRHSGFTLLELLVVMVIAGIVISLVAVNASPNERGRVLDDGQRIARLFELAQEEAQLGARPIAWEGDAGGWRFLESTPNGWIPLRTDVFAPGNWRLALDQVIVAEGGRSTGTNSPPRLIFGRELIDAPQRLVLVRGDIRVDVAGDGSGRYFASTP, translated from the coding sequence ATGACCACGGCGCCGCGCCGCCGCGCCCCCCGGCAGCGGCATTCCGGCTTTACGCTGCTGGAACTGCTGGTGGTGATGGTGATCGCCGGCATCGTGATCTCGCTGGTCGCGGTCAATGCCTCGCCCAACGAGCGCGGCCGCGTGCTTGACGACGGCCAGCGCATCGCGCGGCTGTTCGAACTGGCGCAGGAAGAAGCGCAGCTGGGCGCGCGCCCGATCGCCTGGGAAGGCGACGCCGGCGGCTGGCGCTTCCTCGAGTCGACGCCCAACGGCTGGATCCCCCTGCGCACCGACGTGTTCGCCCCCGGCAACTGGCGTCTGGCGCTGGACCAGGTCATCGTCGCCGAGGGCGGCCGCAGCACCGGCACCAACAGCCCGCCGCGGCTGATATTCGGCCGCGAGCTGATCGATGCCCCGCAGCGCCTGGTTCTTGTGCGCGGCGATATCCGCGTGGACGTGGCCGGCGACGGCAGTGGCCGCTATTTCGCCAGCACGCCATGA
- a CDS encoding type II secretion system protein N: protein MQLSLRPSFRFDASALWLPRLASVALFIALCALVTYWVLTFSAMRTIPVPKSARVAQTEAVETGAIATLFGGSAQAGPSNVQLLGVVAELGGGASAAIVSIDGGPAKAVRMGADLAPQIRLVEVRQRAVVIERNGVRQEIALPLQAAATRGAPRAASPLPTPPAGAAAPLATPMPPPAQAAAQAAPAQPPRGQPPGQQAQPQPQSQVQPQVPPQPQPQPVQPAPSVQPVQPAPSVQPGISPEAADEGQLVPKVQP, encoded by the coding sequence ATGCAATTGTCCCTCCGGCCTTCGTTCCGCTTCGATGCCTCCGCGCTGTGGCTGCCGCGCCTGGCCAGCGTGGCGCTGTTCATCGCGCTGTGCGCGCTGGTCACCTACTGGGTGCTGACGTTCAGTGCGATGCGGACCATTCCGGTGCCCAAGAGCGCGCGCGTGGCGCAGACCGAGGCAGTCGAAACCGGCGCGATCGCGACACTGTTCGGCGGCTCCGCCCAGGCCGGGCCGAGCAACGTGCAGCTGCTAGGCGTGGTGGCCGAACTCGGCGGTGGCGCCAGCGCGGCAATCGTGTCCATCGATGGCGGCCCGGCCAAGGCGGTGCGCATGGGTGCCGACCTCGCGCCGCAGATCCGCCTGGTGGAAGTCCGTCAGCGCGCGGTGGTGATCGAGCGCAACGGCGTACGCCAGGAAATCGCCTTGCCGCTGCAGGCGGCGGCCACGCGCGGTGCGCCACGTGCCGCCAGCCCGCTGCCGACGCCGCCCGCCGGCGCGGCGGCGCCCCTGGCCACGCCCATGCCGCCCCCGGCGCAGGCTGCCGCACAAGCCGCACCGGCCCAGCCGCCGCGCGGCCAGCCGCCCGGGCAACAGGCCCAGCCGCAGCCGCAATCCCAAGTGCAGCCCCAAGTCCCGCCTCAGCCCCAGCCACAACCGGTTCAGCCGGCACCGTCGGTCCAGCCGGTCCAGCCGGCACCATCGGTCCAGCCAGGCATCTCGCCCGAGGCGGCCGATGAAGGCCAGCTCGTGCCGAAAGTGCAGCCCTAG
- the gspK gene encoding type II secretion system minor pseudopilin GspK, with protein sequence MRARLRFRLRPLRRRARGAAVVTALLMVTLAVVVVSGMLWRQQVQIRAIENQRLLAQATWIERAAVDWARLILRDDQRRSNVDELGEPWAVPIAETRLSDFLGASLRTDVAGETSFLSGRILDAQARFNLANLVTWSATGGQGAPVGRVANIDQSAQAAYGRLLRTVGLNPALAETTARHMLQAAQGGHGGEGSGRQAPRPLDSVQGLLALPSYTPEMVAVLEPFVIVLPERTLVNANTAEAEVLAAMIDKLPLERARELVRQRDRAYFNNIGNLQTQLSTLAPQASSGNLGNLLDVRTHYFLVYGLVRHERARRLQVSLIYRGEPLGAANTTRVVWIQDADRLPDLR encoded by the coding sequence ATGCGCGCCCGCCTTCGCTTCCGCCTCCGTCCCTTGCGCCGCCGTGCACGCGGCGCCGCCGTGGTGACCGCGCTGCTGATGGTGACGCTGGCGGTGGTGGTGGTGTCGGGCATGCTGTGGCGGCAGCAGGTGCAGATCCGCGCCATCGAGAACCAGCGGCTGCTGGCCCAGGCCACCTGGATCGAGCGCGCCGCGGTCGACTGGGCGCGGCTGATCCTGCGCGACGACCAGCGCCGCAGCAACGTCGACGAACTGGGCGAGCCGTGGGCGGTGCCGATCGCCGAGACCCGCCTGTCGGATTTCCTGGGCGCGTCGCTGCGCACGGACGTGGCAGGCGAGACCTCGTTCCTGTCCGGGCGCATCCTCGACGCGCAGGCGCGCTTCAACCTTGCCAACCTGGTGACGTGGTCCGCCACCGGCGGCCAGGGCGCGCCGGTCGGGCGCGTCGCCAATATCGACCAGTCGGCGCAGGCTGCCTATGGCCGGCTGCTGCGCACCGTGGGCCTGAACCCGGCGCTGGCCGAGACCACCGCGCGCCACATGCTGCAGGCCGCGCAGGGTGGCCATGGCGGCGAGGGCTCGGGCCGGCAGGCGCCGCGCCCGCTCGACAGCGTGCAGGGCCTGCTGGCGCTGCCCAGCTATACACCCGAGATGGTGGCCGTGCTTGAGCCCTTTGTGATCGTGCTGCCCGAGCGCACCCTGGTAAATGCCAACACCGCCGAGGCCGAGGTGCTGGCGGCGATGATCGACAAGCTGCCGCTGGAGCGCGCGCGCGAGCTGGTGCGCCAGCGCGACCGTGCCTATTTCAACAATATCGGCAACCTGCAGACGCAGCTGTCCACGCTGGCGCCGCAGGCCAGCAGCGGCAACCTGGGCAACCTGCTCGACGTGCGCACGCATTACTTTCTGGTCTACGGGCTGGTGCGGCACGAGCGCGCCAGGCGGCTGCAGGTGTCGCTGATCTACCGCGGCGAACCGCTCGGTGCGGCCAACACCACCCGCGTGGTGTGGATCCAGGACGCGGACCGGCTGCCGGATCTGCGCTGA
- the gspI gene encoding type II secretion system minor pseudopilin GspI: MTPPRFPARRYRATGFTLIEVLVALTILAVALTAAMRAMGSMVDASASLQTRMLAEWSAENHLAALRLAKTWPEPGVSGYACPQGGTPLYCEQSVSATPNPVFRRVEIAVYPSATDKSVRLAWLVTIVPNEVRNVL; encoded by the coding sequence ATGACGCCCCCGCGCTTTCCCGCACGCCGCTACCGCGCGACCGGCTTCACGCTGATCGAAGTGCTGGTGGCTCTGACCATCCTGGCGGTGGCGCTGACCGCGGCGATGCGCGCGATGGGGTCGATGGTCGATGCCAGCGCATCGCTGCAGACCCGCATGCTGGCCGAATGGAGCGCCGAGAACCACCTGGCCGCGCTGCGCCTGGCCAAGACCTGGCCCGAGCCCGGCGTCAGCGGCTATGCCTGCCCGCAGGGCGGCACGCCGCTGTATTGCGAACAATCCGTGTCGGCCACGCCCAACCCGGTGTTCCGCCGCGTCGAGATCGCGGTCTATCCCTCGGCCACGGACAAGTCGGTACGGCTGGCGTGGCTCGTCACCATCGTTCCCAATGAAGTCCGCAACGTGCTCTGA
- a CDS encoding PulJ/GspJ family protein has product MKSATCSERRRGRRSAGGFTLLEMLVAITLLAVMAVIGWRALDSLTRSRERLTDHDARLDALKVLYGQLQADCEHLANPTLLQGSPVEIGQNRVLLVRDRRDEGQPPAWQALSYQLDGNTLVRVAAPPVDNRPALQSSLLALRQGGGNNAQVRRLLGDVAGMSARAWVEPGGWQADSNRIRNVLFSGNAASAVAASDVGAAVPDTAVRAVELTILARMGDGDTPRQFQKICMSGL; this is encoded by the coding sequence ATGAAGTCCGCAACGTGCTCTGAGCGCCGGCGCGGGCGCCGATCCGCCGGCGGCTTCACGCTGCTGGAAATGCTGGTCGCCATCACGCTGCTGGCGGTGATGGCCGTGATCGGCTGGCGCGCGCTGGACAGCCTGACGCGCAGCCGCGAACGGCTGACCGACCATGACGCCCGGCTGGATGCGCTGAAGGTGCTCTATGGCCAGCTGCAGGCCGATTGCGAGCACCTCGCCAACCCGACGCTGCTGCAGGGCAGCCCGGTCGAGATCGGCCAGAACCGCGTGCTGCTGGTACGCGACCGCCGTGACGAAGGCCAGCCGCCCGCATGGCAGGCGCTGTCCTACCAGCTTGACGGCAACACCCTGGTGCGCGTGGCCGCGCCGCCGGTGGACAACCGCCCGGCGCTGCAGTCGTCGCTGCTGGCGCTGCGCCAGGGCGGGGGCAACAACGCGCAGGTGCGGCGCCTGCTGGGCGACGTGGCTGGCATGAGCGCGCGTGCCTGGGTCGAACCCGGCGGTTGGCAGGCCGACAGCAACCGCATCCGCAACGTGCTGTTCAGCGGCAATGCGGCCAGCGCGGTGGCCGCCTCGGATGTCGGCGCGGCGGTGCCCGACACCGCGGTGCGCGCGGTGGAACTGACCATTCTCGCCCGCATGGGGGACGGCGACACGCCGCGGCAGTTCCAGAAGATCTGCATGTCGGGGCTATGA
- the gspG gene encoding type II secretion system major pseudopilin GspG, producing MRRFTSQLARPARPARRARGFTLIEIMVVIVILGVLAALVVPKIMSRPDEARIVAARQDISSIMQALKLYRLDNSRYPTTEQGLGALVAKPTTEPVPNNWKGGGYLEKLPKDPWGHPYQYLNPGVRGEIDVFSFGADGQAGGNANDADIGNWE from the coding sequence ATGCGCAGATTCACTTCCCAGCTTGCCCGCCCCGCCCGTCCTGCCCGCCGCGCGCGCGGCTTTACCCTGATCGAGATCATGGTCGTGATCGTGATCCTCGGCGTGCTGGCAGCACTGGTGGTGCCCAAGATCATGAGCCGTCCGGACGAAGCCCGCATCGTCGCGGCGCGACAGGATATCTCGTCGATCATGCAGGCGCTCAAGCTGTACCGCCTGGACAACAGCCGCTATCCGACCACCGAGCAGGGCCTGGGCGCGCTGGTGGCCAAGCCTACCACCGAGCCGGTGCCCAACAACTGGAAGGGCGGCGGCTACCTGGAAAAGCTGCCCAAGGATCCGTGGGGCCATCCGTACCAGTACCTGAACCCGGGCGTACGCGGCGAAATCGACGTGTTCAGCTTCGGTGCCGACGGCCAGGCCGGCGGCAACGCCAACGACGCCGATATCGGCAACTGGGAGTAA
- a CDS encoding globin domain-containing protein produces MLSAASRPYIDASVPVLREHGLAITTHFYREMFADRPELTQLFNMGNQANGSQQQSLASAVFAYAANIDNAAALGPVVERIVHKHAAVGITPAHYPIVGRHLLGAISAVLGEAATPPLLAAWDEAYWLLAGELIAAEARLYQRTGVAAGELMPVRVVRREAQGAQVVALTLAAADGQPLREFRPGQYISVEARLDHGTRQLRQYSLSAEAGLPTWRISVKREDGDQATPAGAVSNWLHANAHEGAELRVSAPFGEFTPALESRRPLVLLSGGIGITPMLSVLRTLAAQGSQRPVLFAHAARDGHHHAHRADLQWARERMPGLVTHISYEFPQAGDAAGRDYDHAGTMPLTDMLRQPDLQRFIDGRFYLCGPLGFMQAQRHALLSAGVPVAHIEREVFGPDLLDDLL; encoded by the coding sequence ATGCTGTCCGCTGCTTCCCGCCCCTATATCGATGCAAGCGTGCCCGTGCTGCGCGAGCACGGCCTGGCCATCACCACGCATTTCTACCGCGAGATGTTCGCCGACCGGCCCGAACTGACCCAGCTGTTCAACATGGGCAACCAGGCCAACGGCAGCCAGCAGCAGTCGCTGGCGTCGGCGGTGTTCGCCTACGCCGCCAACATCGACAACGCGGCGGCGCTTGGGCCGGTGGTCGAACGCATCGTGCACAAGCATGCGGCCGTGGGCATCACGCCGGCGCACTATCCGATCGTCGGCCGCCACCTGCTCGGCGCGATCTCGGCGGTGCTGGGCGAAGCCGCCACGCCGCCGCTGCTGGCGGCCTGGGACGAGGCCTACTGGCTGCTCGCCGGAGAACTCATCGCCGCCGAGGCGCGCCTGTACCAGCGCACCGGCGTGGCCGCCGGCGAACTGATGCCGGTGCGCGTGGTGCGCCGAGAGGCGCAGGGCGCCCAGGTGGTGGCACTGACGCTGGCCGCGGCCGACGGCCAGCCGCTGCGCGAATTCCGCCCGGGCCAGTACATCAGCGTCGAGGCGCGCCTGGACCATGGCACGCGCCAGCTGCGCCAGTACTCGCTGTCGGCCGAGGCCGGACTGCCGACCTGGCGCATCTCGGTCAAGCGCGAGGACGGCGACCAGGCCACGCCGGCCGGGGCGGTGTCCAACTGGCTGCACGCCAACGCCCACGAGGGCGCCGAGCTCAGGGTGAGCGCGCCGTTCGGCGAGTTCACCCCCGCGCTGGAGAGCCGCCGCCCGCTGGTGCTGCTGTCGGGCGGGATCGGCATCACGCCGATGCTGTCGGTGCTGCGCACGCTGGCCGCGCAAGGCTCGCAGCGGCCCGTGCTGTTCGCCCACGCCGCGCGCGACGGCCACCACCATGCCCATCGCGCCGACCTGCAATGGGCGCGCGAGCGCATGCCGGGACTGGTCACGCACATCAGCTACGAATTCCCGCAAGCCGGCGACGCCGCAGGCCGCGATTACGACCACGCCGGCACCATGCCGCTGACCGACATGCTGCGTCAGCCCGACCTGCAACGCTTCATCGACGGCCGCTTCTACCTGTGCGGGCCGCTCGGCTTCATGCAGGCGCAGCGTCACGCGCTGCTCAGCGCGGGCGTGCCGGTGGCGCATATCGAGCGCGAGGTGTTCGGCCCCGACCTGCTGGACGACCTGCTGTAA
- a CDS encoding RrF2 family transcriptional regulator: protein MQLTRFSDYALRLLMYVARGDGSRPITIAEVGQQFGISHNHLVKVAARLSKLGWVSATRGRHGGLQLGPGAERLTIGTILRELEGHRPVIDCDNPPCALHGNCHLKRALDVAEQAFYRALDDVTLADVSGSHTAESIIRLHRDFLDRRSA from the coding sequence ATGCAACTGACCCGCTTCTCCGACTATGCGCTGCGCCTGTTGATGTACGTCGCCCGTGGCGACGGCAGCCGGCCGATCACGATCGCCGAGGTGGGCCAGCAGTTCGGCATCTCGCACAACCACCTGGTCAAGGTGGCGGCGCGTCTGTCGAAGCTGGGCTGGGTCAGCGCCACGCGCGGCCGCCATGGCGGCCTGCAGCTGGGCCCGGGCGCCGAGCGCCTCACCATCGGCACCATCCTGCGCGAGCTGGAAGGGCACCGGCCGGTGATCGACTGCGACAACCCGCCTTGCGCGCTGCACGGCAACTGCCACCTGAAGCGCGCGCTGGACGTGGCCGAGCAAGCCTTCTACCGCGCGCTCGACGACGTCACGCTGGCCGATGTCAGCGGCAGCCACACCGCCGAATCGATCATCCGCCTGCATCGTGATTTCCTGGACCGGCGTTCGGCCTGA